The Plasmodium brasilianum strain Bolivian I chromosome 14, whole genome shotgun sequence genome contains a region encoding:
- a CDS encoding male development gene 1 protein, which produces MKFLNFSILNILCLFHFYLTLQNVYYECINTGTSQNNGNQNNLKFNSKDNGLSTVWSNKGYNYADLMKNGYLKNTQDLDELKDDLADELANKIKNKLGGYLKEDKNISDNENISDQVLNDLKNYAKDISQYIGLRAADLLDRHLEEALKPILSKKSYEKFEKALHSQNSSKLKIDEGDTNTENETNNENETNNENETNNENETNNENETNNENETNNENETNNENETNNENETRNENETSNENETSNENETSNENETNNENETSNENETSNENETSNENETNNENETNNENETNNENETTNENETNNENDTSHDDIIEETDNFVNELIEEYENKLQEELKQHKKEIKKHNILD; this is translated from the coding sequence ATGaagtttttaaatttttcaatattaaaTATCTTGTGTCTATTTCACTTTTATTTAACTCTTCAAAATGTGTACTATGAGTGTATTAATACAGGAACTTCGCAAAATAATGGGaatcaaaataatttaaaatttaattcaaaGGATAATGGATTATCTACGGTATGGAGTAATAAGGGATATAATTATGCGGATCTAATGAAAAAtggatatttaaaaaatacccAAGATTTAGATGAGCTGAAAGATGATTTAGCTGATGAGTTAGCTAATAagataaagaataaattagggggttatttaaaagaagacaaaaatataagtgaTAATGAGAATATAAGTGATCAAGttttaaatgatttaaaaaattatgccaAGGATATATCTCAATACATAGGTCTGAGAGCAGCTGATTTATTGGATAGACATTTAGAAGAAGCGCTTAAACctattttatcaaaaaaatcatatgaaaaatttgaaaaagcTTTGCATAGCCAAAATTCAAGTAAACTTAAAATCGATGAAGGTGACACAAACACcgaaaatgaaacaaataacgaaaatgaaacaaataacgaaaatgaaacaaataacgaaaatgaaacaaataatgaaaatgaaacaaataacgaaaatgaaacaaataacgaaaatgaaacaaataatgaaaatgaaacaaataatgaaaatgaaacaaggaacgaaaatgaaacaagtaacgaaaatgaaacaagtaacgaaaatgaaacaagtaacgaaaatgaaacaaataatgaaaatgaaacaagtaacgaaaatgaaacaagtaacgaaaatgaaacaagtaacgaaaatgaaacaaataatgaaaatgaaacaaataatgaaaatgaaacaaataatgaaaatgaaacaactaacgaaaatgaaacaaataatgaaaatgacaCAAGCCATGATGATATTATTGAAGAAACTGACAATTTTGTAAACGAATTAATTGAAGAATACGAAAATAAACTGCAGGAGGAATTAAAACAacacaaaaaagaaataaagaaacatAACATTTTAGACTAA
- a CDS encoding cell traversal protein for ookinetes and sporozoites, protein MNKVQRLSIISSLLVFLCFVNVLCLRNKNGTSASSSLENGSEFSERLNKSFSSFISESASVEEIGNEIADNIANEIISALQKDSVSFLQSGFDIKRQLKENAKVVLKEVLKQGLEPIENIVADAVKPPHTNPQVYHLLSPVLKTLFNRMEQAVHVNVPDAIWDYETEEPYEGEEVEGQYSDDFFN, encoded by the coding sequence atgaataaagtACAAAGATTGTCCATTATTTCTTCCCTCCTAGTATTTCTGTGTTTTGTAAATGTTCTTTGCTTaaggaataaaaatggaaCGAGTGCTTCATCATCTCTTGAAAATGGAAGTGAATTTTCTGAACgtttaaataaaagtttttCCTCATTCATTTCTGAATCTGCATCAGTTGAAGAAATAGGAAATGAAATAGCCGATAACATTGCCAATGAAATAATTAGTGCATTGCAAAAGGATTCAGTATCATTTTTACAAAGTGGATTTGACATTAAACGtcaattaaaagaaaatgctAAAGTGGTGTTAAAGGAAGTATTAAAACAAGGATTGGAACCAATAGAAAATATAGTAGCTGATGCTGTTAAGCCACCACACACTAACCCGCAAgtatatcatttattatcTCCAGTATTGAAAACTCTCTTTAATAGAATGGAACAAGCAGTGCACGTAAACGTGCCTGATGCGATATGGGATTATGAAACAGAGGAACCATACGAAGGGGAAGAAGTTGAAGGTCAATATTCAGatgatttttttaattaa
- a CDS encoding perforin-like protein 2, which produces MRISLEYLIFHLLLANFLKNNIKCEINGNFLSYDEDDTNNFGESNSSDFMNNEKSYIMGLNSVSKNKRMVNNYSSLSINPLYGYKKEYYLKAFLDTSKNSNENAKLHEEEKNYAKSNGTCSSFMIINEHDNTTNKSKDINESRKFDKSWNPDIAEAEQSSRKMLKEEVNKELLNHKNTYNNSMLNITTEQYKQNMQKYLYGTISKKESKYIELKPHKFQSFNYIKDVESTKPNVKKNKEHKEKNISIHNAFIINKGGKNNELKNKGKKKELISSDNNTNNKDNIYFEKEMYIQIKYPVYNKKTETENVYHSGAHYVLNNQTDEKSVPNSSNTESIKQTDYKSDIAKESKNKTYSYLSDNDLENILKNECKPESNDNLRNNKTEVFKKSDSIEKEEDSIDLDLKDAIARDMDNKDSRNNDKNKPNVEDNGMIENDINDVELVKDKIHNSYIDFSIKYLGLGYDIIMGNPEGDPTLNIDPGFRGPVLKINIEDMSFNDNSSSYSSSGSDKRNDSGSSTNRDSNSSSGSDNNIRDVTKNRRIIKKNNKKKQRLSPWIIPEHSCNQSKNVEEIRNLEQYKLELSSDVKVSTPSYFPYSFSASAEYKNALKKLNVQNSVIFLMKIYCLRYHTGIPITKTWKFTDNFKNALKNLPSTFDGLKENSECTYEYYIKKLNTTECEKNVNKWMLFFKLHGTHIAHEIYLGGKITVKMNMDKNEYNKMKDKNVNVKTIFNFYFHQMGLSSSYNKKTQKILNKFRTSKSVSILGGNPGLNVEDSTFFEKWVDSINKNSMPIRTKLLPFSFFMDDPNMIKAYNDALTFYGLTYGIELFDKEKYNQTVLSIGEYLEKAEQKLYAGPPPGLLTCPIGRSLVMGFSLNLDFYKNKELNKTTGITICEQLKESCSGNGFENNYSDMRIWGLCSERPLDFIAQVVQQGESPKVTATCPGNMVILFGFALMKGKGSSSANKVDIYPCRTGQTSCLAVLQNSKFKQSMIYIACIDKSTKGLEDIQTFSKIRNMDQVNTNNYKKDGYLDFTCPKNSTLVFGFSLEFHTNFPKTRSNFTHCSKKSNSCKIKGIGMDTNLSLFRSDKHSLGIVAVCRSQTNKTYIHYA; this is translated from the coding sequence atgagAATATCTCTAGAATATCTAATTTTCCATTTGCTTTTAGcaaatttcttaaaaaataatataaaatgtgaaATAAATGGAAATTTTCTGAGCTACGATGAGGATGACACAAATAATTTCGGAGAATCGAACTCTTCGGATTTTATGAACAATGAAAAATCCTATATTATGGGCTTAAATTCCGtcagtaaaaataaaagaatggtaaataattatagttCATTATCTATCAATCCATTATATggttataaaaaagaatattatttaaaagctTTTCTTGATACtagtaaaaatagtaatgaaaatgcaaaattgcatgaagaggaaaaaaattatgcaaaaTCTAATGGAACATGTTCTAGTTTCATGATTATAAATGAGCATGATAATACAACAAATAAATCTAAAGATATAAACGAAAGCAGAAAATTTGACAAATCGTGGAACCCAGATATAGCAGAAGCAGAACAAAGTTCTAGAAAAATGTTGAAAGAAGAAGTTAATAAGGAATTAttaaatcataaaaatacttataataatagcaTGCTCAACATCACAACAGAACagtataaacaaaatatgcaaaaatatttatatgggacaatttcaaaaaaagaaagtaaatatattgaaCTGAAACCCCATAAATTTCAAAGTTTTAATTACATTAAGGATGTTGAAAGCACTAAACCCAatgtcaaaaaaaataaggaacataaagaaaagaatattagTATTCATAACGCtttcataataaataaaggaggtaaaaataatgaactcAAAAATaagggtaaaaaaaaagaattaatttcTTCAGATAATAACACTAACAATAAggacaatatatatttcgaaaaagaaatgtatatccaaataaaatatccagtatataataaaaaaacagaaacGGAAAATGTATATCATAGTGGAGCACATTATGTCCTAAATAATCAGACAGACGAAAAATCAGTTCCTAATAGTAGCAATACTGAATCTATAAAACAAACCGATTATAAAAGCGATATTGCAAaggaaagtaaaaataaaacatattccTACTTAAGTGATAAtgatttagaaaatatattaaaaaatgaatgtaaGCCTGAAagtaatgataatttaagaaataataaaacagaagtttttaaaaaaagtgatTCAatagaaaaggaagaagatTCTATAGATCTAGATTTAAAAGATGCAATTGCCAGAGATATGGACAATAAAGATTCAAggaataatgataaaaataagcCAAATGTAGAAGATAATGGAATGAtagaaaatgatataaatgatGTAGAACTAGTGAAAGATAAAATTCATAATTCATACATAGATTTCTCCATAAAATATTTGGGTCTTGGTTATGATATTATTATGGGGAACCCAGAAGGGGATCCAACTTTAAATATTGATCCAGGATTTAGAGGACCAGtgcttaaaataaatatcgAAGATATGAGCTTCAATGATAATAGTAGCAGTTACAGTAGCAGTGGCAGTGACAAAAGAAATGATAGCGGTAGTAGCACTAATAGAGATAGTAACAGTAGCAGTGGTAGTGACAATAACATCCGCGATGTTACCAAAAACAGGAgaattataaagaaaaataataaaaaaaaacaacgaTTAAGCCCCTGGATAATTCCTGAGCATTCTTGTAATCAAtcaaaaaatgtagaagaaataagaaatttaGAGCAGTATAAATTAGAACTATCATCAGATGTTAAAGTGAGCACACCATCCTATTTCCCCTATTCCTTTTCTGCATCAgcagaatataaaaatgcactaaaaaaattgaatgtTCAAAATTCCGTCATATTTTTGATGAAGATATATTGTTTACGTTATCATACTGGAATACCGATTACAAAAACTTGGAAATTTAcagataattttaaaaacgcTTTGAAGAATTTACCTTCCACCTTTGATGgtttaaaagaaaacagtgagtgtacatatgaatattatatcaaGAAATTAAACACTACAGaatgtgaaaaaaatgttaataaatggatgcttttttttaagcTCCATGGTACACATATAGCTCATGAAATTTATTTGGGAGGTAAAATAAcagtaaaaatgaatatggataaaaatgaatataataaaatgaaagataaaaatgtaaatgtaaaaactatttttaatttttattttcaccaAATGGGTCTATCGTcatcatataataaaaaaacgcaaaaaatattaaacaaatttCGTACATCCAAAAGTGTATCTATTCTTGGGGGAAATCCAGGTTTAAATGTGGAAGATTCTACCTTTTTTGAAAAGTGGGTTGAttctattaataaaaattccaTGCCAATaagaacaaaattattacCATTCAGTTTCTTTATGGATGACCCAAATATGATAAAAGCATATAATGATGCATTAACCTTTTATGGATTAACTTATGGAATTGAATTAtttgataaagaaaaatataatcaaaCTGTATTGTCTATTGGTGAATATCTTGAAAAGGCCGAACAAAAACTGTATGCTGGTCCTCCTCCTGGTTTATTAACATGTCCCATAGGAAGGAGTCTTGTGATGGGTTTTTCGTTAAATTtagatttttataaaaacaaagaatTGAATAAAACTACTGGTATAACTATCTGTGAACAGTTGAAAGAATCATGTAGTGGAAATGgatttgaaaataattattcagATATGAGGATATGGGGTTTATGTTCTGAAAGACCACTAGACTTTATTGCACAAGTAGTACAACAAGGAGAATCTCCTAAAGTTACAGCAACATGTCCTGGTAATATGGTTATACTATTTGGCTTTGCCTTAATGAAAGGTAAAGGCTCATCATCTGCCAATAAAGTAGACATATATCCTTGCCGTACTGGTCAAACTAGCTGCTTAGCAGTTTTACAAAATAGTAAATTTAAGCAAAGTATGATATATATTGCCTGTATAGACAAATCAACAAAAGGTTTAGAAGATATACAAACTTTTAGCAAAATAAGAAACATGGATCAagttaatacaaataattataaaaaagacgGTTATCTCGATTTTACTTGTCCCAAAAATAGTACTTTAGTGTTTGGTTTTTCCTTAGAATTTCATACAAATTTTCCAAAAACTAGAAGTAATTTTACGCACTGCTCAAAGAAATCTAACAGTTGCAAAATAAAGGGAATAGGAATGGATACCAATTTATCTCTTTTTAGATCTGATAAACACTCATTAGGTATCGTAGCTGTTTGTCGATCACAAACAAATAAGACTTATATTCATTATGCGTAA
- a CDS encoding DNA-binding chaperone → MVDNKLSNNEFQKKNEEMLCIKNINAKNDVEYANELSVLPYVSEKYSVSIRKKKIEAAGFMFYIKYEIALLKEKRKKSKDNNRYTHIDEIFLYKDKINYINEIKKAEGGDNNDNGNNNNSNNNNNCSNNYNNNNNKDDGYMKNEKGKKHDDTYNDMVNDDKNSKKRKEKESLKKSSNLVKKCINNNINVYEILSVDESDDLETIKSTYKKLILIFHPDKNKGTSFLNENEKKKKREKNNKNDNNTDTKKDLVYYMEKYNIEKLTEEEKKLMFLKIQDSYTILSDKILRKQYDSSVPFDEYIPTLIELEEASNFYEFLRPVFKRNAKWSAKKPVPDIGDENTHIESVKYFYDFWYNFVNWRDFSYQNEYDYEEAECREERRWMERENKKIQKKASRAENLRIIKLVDLAYNNDPRIIAENKRIKLEKQKKKELAMLEKQKKRNDSLLINELKKDNTNTQVVSSKEKINKDNKAALKIWKHHIKSVCITKLSNLVNSDLIQEKLATLSFETLCEFIYEIYVFLNFNFQKGDVLSPIQKLNNKSSDKLNNFSYAKKSAVNNENNKIPITNSINGNLLNNIKMNNYDNEKNKLNNVKNNSDMCYIDTIDENGITSSKNVTMLKRDNDNKEENHSGFNSSSIGRDNNNNKKNDNNNFDGSDMYTHSSAQYYRDGNSGVDRTDRGISNFIIKNEEEKEEEIKDSNLSYSDKTLNNLEYKKEHPFYENDNSKTNTEEKNNNENYKYKKAVGKNNISNNTDGIYSSSKGTGFIGHLKSVELDEKNIEVLIQIFKKYIKDFNCIIKKREKVNTQEGCNLRSNIESNIYSEGMEIRNNIIKTKPDVDEKMNAVNHDSKDNYGNVEKKDGTNDEKRNNENFEKNKELDVNSKWTTNEISLLTKALKAYPGGTKNRWILITNTIKTKNVKEVLKKAKEMFENETLKNLSTKIEETPFDHFKNQNKGVMKKIDDNLDKRESKIENEEANAEEEVETEGKKLNNNINGNNNIEGKKPWTHEEQFLLEKALMKYPASIPIKERLRLVSSEIKTRSIDEVIFRMKTLRAQILAKKSAK, encoded by the coding sequence ATGGTTGataataaattatcaaataatgaattccaaaaaaaaaatgaagaaatgctatgtataaaaaacattaatgCAAAAAATGATGTAGAATATGCAAATGAACTTAGTGTTCTTCCATATGTTTCGGAAAAATACAGTGTAagcataagaaaaaaaaaaattgaagcaGCTGGATTTATGttctatattaaatatgaaattgcattattaaaagaaaaaaggaaaaagtcaaaagataataatagATATACGCATAttgatgaaatatttttatataaggataaaataaattacataaatgaaattaaaaaggcGGAAGGCGGTGATAACAACGATAAcggtaataacaataacagtaacaacaacaataattGTAGTAACaactataataataataataataaggatgatggatatatgaaaaatgaaaaaggaaaaaaacatGATGATACCTACAATGACATGGTAAATGATGACaaaaacagtaaaaaaagaaaagaaaaagaaagtttaaaaaaaagctcAAATTTggttaaaaaatgtataaataacaatataaatgtttatgaaatattaagTGTAGATGAATCGGATGATTTAGAAACCATTAAATCAacgtataaaaaattaatcttAATATTTCACCCAGATAAGAATAAAGGTAcatcttttttaaatgaaaatgaaaaaaaaaagaagagagaaaaaaataataaaaatgataataatacaGACACAAAAAAGGATTTGGTATATTATATGGAAAAgtataatatagaaaaattaacagaagaagaaaagaaattaatgTTCTTAAAAATTCAAGATTCGTATACTATTTTATCAGATAAAATTTTGAGAAAACAATATGATAGTTCTGTCCCCTTTGATGAATATATACCAACATTAATTGAATTAGAAGAAGcttcaaatttttatgagTTTCTAAGACCagtttttaaaagaaatgcaAAATGGTCGGCTAAAAAGCCTGTACCCGATATAGGAGATgaaaatacacatatagaaagtgtaaaatatttttatgatttctggtataattttgttaattggAGGGATTTTTCATATCAAAATGAATATGACTATGAGGAGGCTGAATGTAGAGAAGAAAGGAGATGGATggaaagagaaaataaaaagattcAGAAAAAAGCCTCAAGAGCCGaaaatttaagaattatCAAATTAGTCGATTTAGCTTATAATAATGATCCTAGAATAATTGCTGAAAATAAGAGaattaaattagaaaaacaaaaaaaaaaagaattagcCATGTTAGAAAAACAGAAGAAAAGAAACGActctttattaataaatgaattaaaaaaagacaacACAAATACTCAGGTTGTTTCTTCAAAAGAAAAGATTAATAAGGATAATAAAGctgctttaaaaatatggaaaCATCATATTAAATCTGTATGTATAACTAAATTATCAAATCTTGTGAATTCTGATTTGATACAGGAAAAATTAGCTACATTGTCATTTGAAACTTTAtgtgaatttatatatgaaatttatgtattcttaaattttaattttcaaaaaggGGATGTATTATCTCCTATTCAAAAGTTGAATAATAAATCTTCCgacaaattaaataatttttcatatgcaAAAAAGAGTGCggtaaataatgaaaataataaaatacctATTACTAACAGTATAAACGGAAATCTGCTTAACAACATAAAGATGAATAACTACGATAATGAGAAGAACAAATTAaacaatgtaaaaaataatagtgaTATGTGTTATATTGATACGATAGATGAAAATGGTATAACTAGTAGTAAAAATGTAACTATGCTGAAACgagataatgataataaagaGGAGAATCACAGTGGTtttaatagtagtagtattggtagagataataataataataagaagaatgataataataattttgatgGTAGtgatatgtacacacatagTAGTGCGCAGTATTACAGGGATGGTAACTCAGGAGTAGATCGAACTGATCGTGGCATATCAAACTTTATTATCAAAAacgaagaagaaaaagaagaggagATAAAGGATAGCAATTTATCGTATTCGGATAAAACACTAAACAatttagaatataaaaaggaacatccgttttatgaaaatgataattcTAAAACAAACACTGAGGAGAAGaacaataatgaaaattataaatataaaaaagctgttggaaaaaataatatctcTAACAACACAGATGGTATTTATAGTAGTAGTAAAGGTACAGGGTTCATAGGTCATCTAAAAAGTGTAGAATTAGATGAAAAGAATATAGAAGtgttaatacaaatatttaaaaaatatataaaggattttaattgtattataaaaaagagagaaaaagTAAACACCCAAGAGGGTTGCAATTTAAGAAGCAATATTgaaagtaatatttattcgGAAGGAATGGAGAtcagaaataatattattaaaacaaaaccAGATGtagatgaaaaaatgaatgcaGTTAACCATGATTCAAAAGATAATTACGGAAATGTTGAAAAAAAGGACGGTacaaatgatgaaaaaaggaataatgaaaattttgaaaaaaacaaagaattaGATGTAAATAGCAAATGGACAACGAATGAAATTTCCTTACTTACCAAAGCTCTGAAAGCTTACCCAGGAGGTACCAAAAACAGATGGATTCTTATAACAAATACGATAAAAACCAAAAATGTTAAagaagttttaaaaaaagcaaaagaaatGTTTGAGAATGaaactttaaaaaatctGAGTacaaaaattgaagaaaCGCCATTTGATCATTTCAAGAATCAGAATAAGGgagtaatgaaaaaaattgacGATAACTTAGATAAAAGAGAATCAAAAATCGAAAATGAAGAAGCAAACGCTGAAGAAGAAGTAGAAacagaaggaaaaaaattaaataataatataaatggaaataataatattgaaggaaaaaaacCGTGGACCCACGaagaacaatttttattagaaaaagcTTTAATGAAATATCCTGCATCCATACCAATAAAAGAAAGATTAAGATTAGTTTCTTCTGAAATAAAAACTAGATCAATTGATGAAGTTATATTTAGAATGAAAACATTAAGAGCTCAGATATTAGCTAAGAAATCTGCAAAATAA
- a CDS encoding meiotic recombination protein SPO11, with the protein MHPNLGVINLLEKYIFDFILKLVDKKKKKKNLSKGKIIETTRLFYIIEIIWTNINDNIYTTLRQIFYINPQLFISQEVSNRTIGKLTKIIKKPRELLNIYNSPKGIIRGNILLKETNFGTWIDCMNTFEERGHLICPFGVPDIVISPDVKYVLIVEKETIFYKLLQSNFINKYGPSILVTGKGFPDINTRQLISKIYRRNKNLKFFCLTDYDAYGLNIAFTYSSKYESKVYYVDDISIDNICWLNLFAPDEAIKKKVLKDMDLTKLTPKDIQILHNISMKLKNSTKLYTAEINRWIEYANNMKDSGVKYEIDAISDIEKHLGSRIKELL; encoded by the exons ATGCATCCCAATTTAGGcgtaataaatttattagaaaaatatatctttgatttcattttaaaactagttgacaaaaagaaaaaaaaaaaaaatttatcaaaaggaaaaattattgaaacaacaagattattttatattatagaaataatatgGACAAATATAAACGACAATATCTATACAACATTAAGACagatattttacataaatcctcaattatttatatcacAAGAAGTATCAAATAGAACTATTGGGAAATTAacgaaaattattaaaaagccAAGAGAGCtactaaatatatacaattcaCCTAAGGGAATAATTAGAGGAAATATTCTCCTCAAGGAAACAAATTTTG GCACATGGATTGACTGCATGAACACTTTTGAA GAAAGGGGCCATTTAATATGCCCATTTGGCGTGCCTGATATAGTAATTTCTCCTGATGTGAAATATGTTTTGATAgtagaaaaagaaacaattttttataaattacttCAAAGtaatttcataaataaatatggacCCTCAATATTAGTTACAGGAAAGGGGTTTCCAG ACATTAACACGAGACAACTTATATCCAAAATTtatagaagaaataaaaacctcaagtttttttgtttaactGATTACGATGCTTATG GTCTTAACATCGCTTTCACCTATTCCTCAAAATATGAATCAAAAGTTTACT aTGTAGATGATATATCAATTGACAATATATGCTGGTTGAATCTTTTTGCCCCAGACGAAgccattaaaaaaaaggttttaAAGGATATGGATCTTACTAAATTGACCCCAAAAGATATCCAAATATTGCACaa caTTAgcatgaaattaaaaaatagtaccAAATTATACACAGCTGAGATTAATCGTTGGAT aGAATACGCCAACAATATGAAAGATTCAGGTGTAAAGTATGAAATAGATGCAATCTCAGATATTGAAAAGCATTTGGGCTCAAGAATTAAAGagcttttataa